From Cheilinus undulatus linkage group 17, ASM1832078v1, whole genome shotgun sequence, one genomic window encodes:
- the LOC121525396 gene encoding chemokine-like receptor 1, protein MDIDYVQYEDYTPGNETDDSSSTDHVNFGPSESPVLTHVLVAVNIIISAIGLVGNSLVIWICGCKMKRTVITTWYISLAISDFLFCAFLPLEVFYMITSHWPFGLLLCRLTSSVLFLNMYSSVFLLVLISMDRCIMISFPVWSHNHRRVQKAFGVVLLMWLLSALLTLPSLIFRQTTIHGSVTQCHTNYMGHSRHRAVVLTRFICGFLIPFLMIVICCSVLAFKMTRLTMKSTKPYKVMAALILSFFFCWVPYHSFVLLELDLQNQSVEVIQTGLKVGATLAAANSFLSPVLYVFIGNDFKQTLKRSLMSRIEDAMAEDFRTGGLSHSRCKSMEVIHNQIKPLA, encoded by the coding sequence ATGGATATAGATTATGTCCAATATGAGGATTATACTCCAGGCAATGAAACAGATGACAGCTCCAGCACAGATCATGTGAATTTCGGCCCTTCAGAGTCTCCAGTTTTGACTCACGTTCTAGTCGCTGTAAATATTATCATATCTGCTATTGGCCTTGTGGGAAACTCTCTAGTCATCTGGATCTGTGGATGTAAAATGAAAAGGACAGTCATCACCACTTGGTACATCAGTTTGGCCATTTCAGACTTTCTGTTTTGTGCCTTTTTGCCCCTGGAAGTCTTCTACATGATCACCTCACACTGGCCTTTTGGGCTGCTATTGTGCAGGCTCACCTCCTCTGTTCTGTTTCTCAACATGTACAGCAGCGTGTTTCTGTTAGTCCTCATCAGCATGGATCGCTGTATAATGATCTCCTTCCCTGTGTGGTCTCACAACCATCGCAGAGTGCAGAAGGCCTTTGGAGTGGTCCTCCTCATGTGGCTTCTGTCTGCACTCCTGACACTGCCTTCGCTGATTTTCAGGCAGACCACGATACACGGTTCAGTCACTCAGTGCCACACCAACTACATGGGCCACTCCAGACACAGGGCAGTGGTTCTGACCCGCTTCATCTGTGGGTTCCTGATCCCTTTCCTGATGATCGTGATCTGTTGTTCAGTGCTTGCCTTTAAGATGACCCGCTTGACCATGAAGTCGACAAAGCCATACAAAGTCATGGCGGCGCTCATCCTGTCCTTTTTCTTCTGTTGGGTCCCCTATCATAGCTTTGTTCTGTTAGAGCTGGACCTGCAGAACCAGAGCGTGGAGGTGATTCAAACTGGCCTGAAGGTGGGGGCCACGCTGGCTGCAGCAAACAGCTTCCTGTCCCCAGTTCTCTATGTGTTCATTGGTAACGACTTCAAACAAACCCTAAAGCGCTCGTTGATGTCAAGGATAGAGGACGCCATGGCTGAGGATTTTCGCACAGGTGGTCTCAGTCACTCAAGATGCAAGTCCATGGAAGTAATCCACAATCAAATCAAACCGTTGGCATAA